The following coding sequences lie in one Haemorhous mexicanus isolate bHaeMex1 chromosome 10, bHaeMex1.pri, whole genome shotgun sequence genomic window:
- the KCNE4 gene encoding potassium voltage-gated channel subfamily E member 4: MLKMDHANVTQAMLDAESPSTEKNNSNEYFYILIVMSFYGIFLIGIMLGYMKSKRKEKSSHLLLLYKDEEREWGEAVKPLPTVAGLRSVQIPMMLNMLQESMVPSLSCAICSMEGSSVSSESSSPDVHFTIQEEVLDTELGEVSETPLNESSEGSVENLQKNS, encoded by the coding sequence ATGCTGAAGATGGACCATGCAAATGTGACCCAAGCTATGCTTGATGCCGAATCCCCCAGCACGGAGAAGAACAACAGCAACGAGTATTTTTACATTCTGATTGTCATGTCTTTCTATGGGATCTTCCTGATAGGAATAATGCTTGGCTACATGAAAtccaaaagaaaagagaagtcaTCCCATTTGCTTCTGCTCTACAAAGATGAGGAGAGAGAGTGGGGGGAAGCTGTGAAGCCTCTACCAACGGTGGCAGGGCTGAGATCCGTGCAGATCCCCATGATGCTGAACATGCTGCAGGAGAGCATGgtgccctccctgtcctgtgCCATCTGCTCCATGGAAGGCAGCAGTGTGAGCTCCGAGTCCTCCTCCCCAGATGTGCACTTCACCATCCAGGAGGAAGTGCTGGATACTGAGCTGGGGGAAGTGTCAGAAACGCCCCTCAACGAGAGCAGCGAGGGCTCTGTGGAAAACCTCCAGAAGAACTCCTAG